A part of Candidatus Woesearchaeota archaeon genomic DNA contains:
- a CDS encoding MarR family transcriptional regulator — protein MVNQKYVGYSLIGLAVLLFVILVVVQVEFNTQAAFLCEQIDANPHQTMEECPAHKSTTPMLITISFLLVIIILVIGILLLYVPAKIKKKLPALDYEEKLIVDEIRKTGSAYQSDLIKATGFSKVKMTRILDKLEGKGVIERRRRGMTNIIFLR, from the coding sequence ATGGTAAATCAAAAATACGTCGGGTACAGTCTTATCGGTCTTGCAGTATTACTTTTTGTCATTCTCGTAGTTGTTCAAGTAGAATTCAACACGCAAGCGGCATTTCTTTGCGAACAAATTGATGCAAATCCACATCAAACAATGGAGGAGTGCCCCGCACACAAAAGCACCACCCCTATGCTTATCACAATCTCTTTTTTGCTTGTCATAATCATACTCGTTATAGGAATACTCCTTCTCTATGTCCCCGCAAAAATCAAGAAAAAACTTCCCGCACTTGACTATGAAGAGAAACTCATTGTTGATGAAATACGCAAGACAGGCTCAGCCTATCAATCAGACCTCATCAAAGCAACGGGATTTAGCAAGGTCAAGATGACCCGCATCCTCGATAAGCTTGAAGGCAAAGGAGTTATTGAGAGAAGGAGACGCGGAATGACCAACATCATTTTTTTGCGGTGA